A genomic window from Chaetodon trifascialis isolate fChaTrf1 chromosome 22, fChaTrf1.hap1, whole genome shotgun sequence includes:
- the LOC139350917 gene encoding uncharacterized protein has product MNWVGGSRNRFLMKNDAKRQKEFFEKRKMQQRLKNLGIPSPASPRGTSSGSLDLMTLFIVNQIAAKKESKGPPKVAVLGSGKGGSKHKRNEPLVLPMSPCSPSQLSLAESQSEFSVQGTSKKKHVIPQGFKCQQLSPVLESAFSDNSASDYLPSPFSFTSSASSGQGMFPLQLNLQQRSQMQAQLSPHSFPPPWDTSGLEQTKFQPFSQPRGMTDSIPWSCGLNPPLYQLEIPTAAPVPFGSPEPDNTEPRDHTRHEVISLNQPEDREPTLDFTLNQSETEQQVEEDVFRGFSTEELQREASYFGRGQSKIYLKDETPAKPSTPQTVPDSQRVGVECSSFTDMNFSCFELSSSSMNGCNCSLGYLSSDSDDEKEGCQAASPCIDQACCAASLNPNVGYQGNPKQRHAQHRLLTPYLKPEINFRDDQKAGSNSQRMGSHTAQVDSPQALAQTQSSCRCRKASKESRNAETQTSGSPTAETCDASTQCSFVVDSALKAAGFSLCLPPVDVSVQHAATGGQTDTAAEANTQTPSPGSRRTPWSQKKPRAASLSGSRAINKFTANNSDDRVILQRPINPFLDALTDGREGRDERGQQENGRLMKNLSSEVKEEVTSSTRVNRCTEEAEALLEIADILLLLKQREAE; this is encoded by the exons GAGTTCTTTGAGAAGAGGAAAATGCAGCAGAGATTGAAAAACCTGGGAATTCCTTCGCCAGCATCCCCTCGAGGCACGAGTTCAGGTAGTTTGGACCTGATGACTTTGTTCATCGTCAACCAGATTGCTGCTAAGAAAGAGAGTAAAG GTCCTCCTAAAGTTGCTGTTCTTGGCAGCGGTAAAGGAGGATCCAAGCACAAGAGAAATGAGCCCCTGGTACTCCCAATGAGCCCCTGCTCTCCATCACAGCTGAGCCTTgctgagagccaatcagagttCAG TGTTCAAGGAACAAGCAAGAAAAAGCATGTTATTCCACAAGGGTTCAAGTGTCAGCAG CTGTCACCAGTGCTGGAGTCAGCTTTCTCAGACAACAGTGCGTCTGACTACCTGCCATCTCCCTTCTccttcacctcatcagcttcctCAGGCCAAG GAATGTTCCCCCTGCAGCTGAATCTCCAGCAGAGAAGCCAGATGCAGGCGcagctctctcctcactccttccCTCCACCCTGGGACACCTCAGGGCTGGAGCAGACCAAG TTTCAGCCTTTCTCCCAGCCCAGAGGTATGACAGACTCTATCCCATGGTCCTGTGGATTAAACCCACCCCTCTACCAACTGGAGATACCCACTGCAGCTCCAGTCCCGTTTGGAAGTCCAGAGCCAGA TAACACAGAGCCCAGGGACCACACAAGACATGAGGTCATCTCTCTCAACCAACCAGAGGACAGGGAGCCCACGTTGGACTTCACTCTCAAccagtcagagacagagcagcaggttgAGGAAGATGTCTTTCGGGGCTTCAGTACTGAAGAGCTCCAAAGAGAAG CTTCTTATTTTGGGAGAGGACAATCAAAGATATATCTCAAAGACGAAACACCAGCCAAACCTTCAACACCACA AACTGTCCCTGACTCACAGCGCGTGGGTGTGGAG TGTTCCAGCTTCACTGACATGAACTTTT CATGTTttgaactcagcagcagctccatgaATGGCTGCAACTGTTCGTTAGGTTACCTCAGTTCAGACTCGGATGAT GAGAAAGAAGGCTGCCAGGCTGCTTCTCCATGTATAGACCAAGCCTGTTGTGCAGCTAGCCTCAACCCAAATGTGGGCTACCAGGGGAATCCAAAACAAAGGCACGCTCAGCACAGGCTTCTCACCCCGTACCTAAAACCTGAAATTAACTTCAGAGATGATCAGAAAGCTGGGAGTAACAGCCAACGGATGGGAAGCCACACAGCTCAGGTCGATTCTCCTCAGGCTCTGGCTCAAACTCAGAGCTCATGCAGATGCAGGAAAGCATCCAAAGAGAGTCGCAATGCGGAAACTCAAACTTCCGGAAGCCCCACGGCTGAGACGTGTGATGCCTCGACTCAGTGCAGCTTTGTTGTAGACAGTGCATTGAAAGCTGCTGGGTTTAGCTTGTGCCTGCCACCTGTTGATGTGTCAGTACAGCATGCAGCCACAGGGGGGCAGACTGATACTGCTgcagaggcaaacacacagacaccttcACCAGGCAGCAGGCGTACACCCTGGAGCCAGAAGAAACCCAGGGCTGCCTCCTTATCAGGCAGCAGGGCTATAAACAAATTCACTGCTAATAACAGTGATGACAGAGTGATCCTGCAGAGACCCATAAACCCCTTTCTAGATGCTCTGACTGATGGCAGAG AGGGTAGAGATGAAAGAGGGCAACAAGAAAACGGCCGCCTGATGAAAAACCTCTCCAGTGAAGTCAAGGAGGAGGTCACATCTTCCACCAGAGTTAACCGATGCACAGAAGAGGCTGAAGCACTTCTGGAGATAGCCGACATTTTGCTCTTGCTCAAGCAGAGAGAGGCGGAGTGA